GGGCACGGTGGTGATGGGCATGACCCACCTGTTCCCGGTGGCGCTGGTCGCCCTGTTCCTGATGGGCGCCGGCGACATGGTCAGCGTCTACATCCGCCACCTGCTGGTGCAGTACGAGACGCCGGACGAAATCCGCGGCCGCGTCAGCGCCGTCAATTCGGTGTTCATCGGCGCTTCCAACGAACTGGGCGAATTCGAATCGGGCCTGACCGCCAGCTGGTTCGGCCTGGTGCGCGCCATCATCTTCGGCGGGGCCGCCACGCTGGTGGTCACCGGCACCTGGATGAAGCTGTTCCCGGTGCTGTCGCGCATGGACCGCTTCCCGCACCACGAAGCCGAAGAGGCCGCGCGCAAGGCCGGCTGAGGCGCTCGGCGCCGCCGATGCAGGCCGCGTGACGCGAGCATTCCCAGCGGAACGCGGCTTATTTGGCGAAAGGTGTAAGATTGTTTCCACAATGTTCACATTTGGAGCACTCTTATGGAAATCAACGTCAACACCGATAACACCATCGACCGTCACCAGGGCCTGGACGAGCGCGTCCGCAGCGCGGTCGAATCGAGCATCTCCCGTTTCGGCGAACATATCCGCCGCGTCGATGTCCACCTGAGCAACGAAAACAGCCAGAAACACGCCGACGGCAGCAACTACTGCATGATGGAAGCGCGCGTCTCCGGCTACGCGCCGGTGGTGGTGCATGCCCACGCCGACAACCTGCACCTGTCGATCTCGAACGCCGCCGACAAGCTCAAGCGCGCGCTGGACAGCGCCCTCGGCCGCCTGAACGACAAGAAGCTGCGTGAACCGGCGCCGATGAGCGCGGACGTGGAGCCGGAAGCCGACAAGAACCTGACCAGCAATTCGTGATTGGGGTTGTCACGGACTAACTCTATCGGGTCCGGGACAACATAGCGCCGTCGTCCCCGCGCAGGCGGGGACCCATGCTGAATGTCAGGCTTTGTTAGCCAGGAAGTACCATGCTGCTTTCAAGCTGACTTTTCTGGATGCTCACTATGGGTCCCCGCCTGCGCGGGGACGACGGTAAATCAGGCCGTCGGCCCATCCTCGTCGGCATCCGCCTCCCCCTCCAGCATCCCGCGCAAGCGCCGCAGATAACGCAATCCCTCCAGCGCGCGGCTGCCGTACCACGACATCATCTCCCCATCCACCAGCAGCACCGGTATCCCGATCTGCCTTTCCAACGCATCCGCATGCCGTTCGGTAAAGCGGTGCGGCTCGGTCGACAGCAGCACCGCATCCAATCCATCCACCAAGTCGTCCGACCAGTTAAAGCGCGGATAGCGCGCCGTGTCCGGCAGCGCAGGCACGCGCCATCCCAGCTCGGCCAGCATGCTGGCGATATACGTGTCCTGCGAGACCGTCATCCACGGATCCTGCCAGATGCAGTACAGCACCGTGCGCGGCGGTCCAGGCCGCAAGGCGCGCAGCGCGGCGTATTCCCGCTCGAAGGCGGCGCACCAGCGCGCGGCGGCTTCCTCCACGCAGAACACCGCCCCCATCAGGCGCGCCAGCGCCAGGTTGTCGCGCGGCGTGTTCGGATGCGTGACCACGATGTGCGGCACGAATTCCGCCAGGCGTTCGACCAGCGGCTTGTCGTTTTCGTCGATGTTGACCACCACGTGGGTCGGCGCCAGCGCGCGCACCTTGTCGACGTTGACGTCCTTGGTGCCGCCTACCTTCGGGATCGATGCGAGGATGTCGCGCGGGTGGATGCAGAAGCCGGTGCGCCCGACCAGCTGCCCGGCCAGGCCGAGCGTGCACAGCAGTTCGGTGATCGACGGCACCAGCGAGACGATGCGCGCGCCGGGAAAGGGCCGGTGGCGGCGGCCCAGCGCGTCGGCCGGGTCGTCGCCCGAGGCCGGCAGGGAATGGGATGGATCGTGCATGCCGCCATTGAACCATTCCTGCCTATCGTGCGCCAGACCCCGGATGAATGCGATGGGGTATCATGCGTCATCGTCATGACTAATTTCCGATTGGAATTAACAAAGCCTCGATGGAACGACTCGGCACTTTCGGCGCCTCGCGCTACACCATCAGCGACCTGCAATTGTTCCGCGACGCCGACACCCCGGCCGTCGCGGACGGGCTCGCTTCCTGTCCGGTGGTGCGCTTGCCGCAGGGCGACCAGCTGCAGGACAGCGTGCGTGCGCGCCTGTACATCGTGCTGGCCGGCGCGCTCGGCGTGGCCGCCGAAACCGCGATGGGCGAAGCCACCATCGACCGCATCGCGCCCGGCGAAAGCGTGGGCGAGCAATCGGTGCTGGACGAGGCCGCCAACCTGACGACCATGACGGCGCTGGAAGACACCGAGCTGCTGGTGATCGACCCGGACGCGCTGTGGAACCTGGTGGAGCAGAACAACGCCGTCGCGCGCAACCTGCTGCGCCTGCTGTCGTTCCGCATCCGCGCCGCCAATGCGCTGCTGCGCCGGCGCCAGAAGCTGGGCGAGTTCTACCGCCAGCTGTCGCTCAACGACGGCTTGACCGGCCTGTACAACCGCGCCTGGCTGGCCGACATGCTGCCCAAGCTGGTGGCGCGCGCGCGCCACGACGGCACGCCGCTGTCGCTGGTGATGATCGACCTCGACCACTTCAAGCGCTTCAACGACAGCCATGGCCACATCACCGGCGACCATGCGCTGGGCACCGCCGCCGAGGTGGTGCGCGCCGCCCTGCGCCCGTCCGATTTCGCGGTGCGCTACGGCGGCGAGGAAATGATGGCGATCCTGCCGAACACCGCCCTGCCGGCCGCGCTGATCGTGGCCGAGCGCCTGTGCCAGAACATGCGCGAAGCCGTGGTGTTTCCCGACATGCGCTTTCCGCTGCCGCACGTCACGGGTTCGTTCGGGCTGGCCAGCCTGGCGCCGGGCCAGGACGAGAATGCCCTGATCGCGGCGGCCGACGCCGCGCTGTACCGCGCCAAGGCGGCAGGACGCGACCGCATCTGCACCTGAGGCAGGGGTACGACGGCGCTCCAGGCCGTCGTCCGAATTGGTTCCCCGGAATCGATTGAGCGGCGGCTAGGGCCGGTCGATGCCAGCGGGTAGAATGGCGCCTCACCATCCATCCGGGCCCCATGAACACCCATACCTTCCTCTGGCACGACTACGAAACCTTCGGCGCCGAACCGCGGCGCGATCGTCCCGCACAGTTCGCCGCGCTCCGCACCGATGCCGAGCTCAACGAGATCGGCGAGCCGGTCATGCTGTACTGCCAGCCGGCGCCCGACTACCTGCCCGATCCGCAGTCCTGCCTGATCACCGGCATCACGCCGCAGCATTGCCTGGAACACGGCGTGCCGGAACACGCATTCGCCGCCGCGGTGTGCGCCGCCTTCAGCGAGCCGGGCACGATCGGCGTCGGCTACAACACGATCCGCTTCGACGACGAAGTGACGCGCTTCCTGTTCTGGCGCAACCTGATCGATCCGTACGCGCGCGAGTGGCAAAACCATTGCGGGCGCTGGGACTTGCTCGACGTGGTGCGCATGACCTATGCGCTGCGCCCGGAAGGCATCGAATGGCCGCTGCGCGAGGATGGCAAGCCCAGCTTCCGCCTGGAAGACCTGGCCCGCGCCAACGGCCTGCAGCACGACGCCGCCCACGACGCGCTGTCCGACGTGCGCGCCACCATCGCGCTGGCGCGCCTGATCCGCAAGCAGCAGCCGAAGCTGTTCGACTTTTGCCTGGAACTGCGCCGCAAGGACAAGGTCGCCGCCGAGATGGGCCTGCACCTGGACCGGGCGGCGCGCCTGCCCTTCCTGCACGTGTCCGGCATGTTCCCGGCCGAGCGCGGCTGCCTGGCCATCGTCTGGCCGATCGCCTCGCACCCGACCAACAAGAACGAAGTGCTGGTGTGGGATTGCCGTCACGATCCGTCGGAACTGTTCGGCCTGGACGTCGAGACGATCCGCCTGCGCATGTTCACGCGCAGCGCCGACCTGCCGGAAGGCGTGACGCGCCTGCCGGTCAAGAGCGTGCACCTGAACAAATCGCCGATGGTGGTCGGTAACCTGCGCACCTTGACCCCCGCCACCGCCGCCAAGTGGCAGCTGGATATCGAGCAGAGCCTGGCGCATGCGCGCATCGCCGCCGCCGGGCCGGACATGGCGCCGGTGTGGAAGCAGGTATTCGAGCGCGGCGAGCCGGCGCTCAAGGCCGACGTCGACGAAGACCTGTATGGCGGCTTTATCTCCAGCAACGACCGGCGCAAGCTGGAATCGCTGCGCGAGGAAACGCCGGAACGCCTGGGCACGCTGCGGCCGTCGTTCGACGACCAGCGCCTGGGCGAGCTGCTGTTCCGTTATCGCGCACGCAATTTCCCGGATACGCTGAACCAGGAGGAACTGCAGGAGTGGGAAGCGCACCGCGCGGCGCGCCTGTTCGATGGGGATGGCGGCGCGCGCACGATCGAGCAGTTGTCCGGCGAGATCGATGCCTTGTCCGAGACGGCGGACGAACGCGCCGAGGACATCCTGGGCGCCCTGTACGATTACGCCGAGTCGATCGCGCCGGGACGGTATTGATCGACGGGCGGGATCGACAGACGGGCCGGCTGCACCGGCGGCGTACATGCCGCCGCGCCGCATGCACGACCGTGTCCGTGAAAGCAAACGCCGGCGCCATCACGCGATGGCTCGCCGCGGCCGTATCAGCCGCGATAACGGTTGATCTCGTCGCGCGTCGCGCGCGCCACGCGGCGGGCGGCGGCGGCGAAATCCTCGTCGTCCTGCGGCTCGGCATAGATGATCGCGCGCGAGGAATTGATCATCATGCCGGCGCCATCCGCCGTGCGGCCCGCCGCCACGGTGGCGCCGATGTCGCCGCCCTGGGCGCCGATGCCCGGCACCAGCAGCGGCATGTCGCCGACGATGCTGCGCACCTGCGCCAGCTCGTCCGGGAAGGTGGCGCCGACCACCAGCGCGCACTGGCCGTTGCGGTTCCATTTGTCGGCCACCAGTTGTGCCACGTGCTGGTACAGCGGACGGCCGCCGGCGTCCAGGAACTGCAGGTCGGAGCCGCCCGCATTCGAGGTGCGGCACAGCACGATCACGCCGCGGTCTTCCCATTCCATGTAGGGCTCGACCGAATCGAAGCCCATGTACGGGCTGACGGTGACGGCGTCGGCGCCGTAGCGCTCGAAGGCTTCGCGCGCGTACTGGTGCGCGGTGGCGCCGATGTCGCCGCGCTTGGCGTCCAGGATCAGCGGAATGTGCGGGTGGCGCGCGCGCAGCCAGGCGCACACTTTTTCCAACTGGCGTTCCGCGCCTAGCGCCGCGAAATAGGCGATCTGCGGCTTGAAGGCGCAGGCCAGGTCGGCGGTGGCGTCGATGATCGCCTTGCAGAACGCCACGATGCCGTCCGGCTGGCGGCGCAGGTGTTCCGGCAGGCGCGGCAGGTCGGGATCGAGCCCCACGCACAGCAGGGAATCGTTGCTGCGCCAGGCGGCGTTCAGCTTGGTAATGAAAGTCACGGCGGGCCTCGTCAATCGTTGCAAACCCGGTATTGTAGCGCGCGCCGCTCCGGCGGCGCTCGCCGGCCGGCGCCGGTGACCCGCATGTCGGTACGCCGCCGGATTGCCGTTTCGGGTATATTTTTAACCATTCGACAACTTGCTACGGATTTTCCATGAAGCCATCCCTCATCACGCGCTGGTCCGGCCTGCTGCTGGCCGCGGTCCTGTCCAGCACCCTGCTCTCGGGCTGCGGCTACAACCAGTTCCAGTCCAAGGACGAAGCCACCAAGGCCGCCTGGGGCGAAGTGGTGAACCAGTACCAGCGCCGCGCCGACCTGATCCCGAACCTGGTCAACACGGTCAAGGGCTATGCCACCCACGAAAAGGATACGCTGGAAGCCGTCACGCGCGCGCGCGCCGCCGCCACCAGTTTCCAGATCACGCCGGAAGTGCTGAACAATCCGGAAGCCTTCCAGAAATTCCAGCAAGTGCAGGGCGAACTGTCGGGCGCGCTGTCGCGCCTGATGGCGGTGTCCGAGAACTATCCGCAACTCAAGGCCGACACCAGTTTCCGCGACCTGCAGTCGCAGCTGGAAGGCACCGAGAACCGCATCACCGTGGCGCGCCAGCGCTACATCGCCTCGGTGCAGGACTATAACGTCACCGTGCGCAGCTTCCCGACCAACCTGACGGCGATGATGTTCGGCTACCAGGCCAAGCCCTCGTTCACGGTCGAGAACGAGCGCGCGATCTCGACGGCGCCGACCGTCAACTTCGGCAAGTAAGCCATGACCGGCGTGCCGTTGCGGCTGCAGGCGCCGCTCCCGACTCGGCCGGCGCTGCCGGGAATGCCGCAGTTGCTGTCCGCGCTGCGCCTGCCGTGGCGCGGGCTGCTGGCGGCGCCGGCGCTGCTGCTGCTTTGCCTGCTGGTGTCGCTGCTGCCGGCGGGCCGCGTCCAGGCGCAGGGGCTGCGTCCGGTGCCGGCCCTGCAGGCGCGCGTCACCGACGAGATCGGCATGCTGACCGTGCAGCAGCGCCAGAGCCTGGAAGGCGTGCTGGCCGACTACGAACGCCAGACCGGCAGCCAGATCGCGGTGCTGCTGGTGGCGTCCACCGAACCGGAAGCCATCGAGCAGTACGGCATCCGCGTGACCGATGCCTGGAAGCTCGGACGCAAGGGCATCGACGACGGCGTGCTGCTGCTGGTGGCGCGCGACAATCCCTCCTCGCTGCGGCGCCTGCGCATCGAGGCCGGACGCGGCGTGCAAGGGGTGCTCACCGATGCCCAGTCGAAGCGCATCCTGCAGGACACCATCGCCCCGCACTTCCGCCAGCAGGATTGGTACGGCGGCCTGGTGGCGGGCGTGGGCGCCATCTCGACGCTGCTGAACCAGGAAAAATTCCCGGCGCCGCAGCAGCAAGCGCAGCGCCAGCCGGCGCGCGCAGACGACGGCGGTCCCGGCATCCTCGGGATCGTGTTCTTCCTGCTGATCGGCGTGGTGTTCGTACGCTCGTTGCTGCGCCGCGGCGGCAGCCGCCTGGCGCGGCCCGGCATGGGCGGCGCCATCGGCGGCAACCCGGGGAGCGGCTGGAACAGCGCCACCACCGGTTTCGTGCTGGGCAACGTGCTGAGCAACCTGGAAAACGAGCGGCAACGCGACGGCGGTTTTTCCGGCGGCTTTTCCAGCGGCGGCTTCTCCGACGGGGGCGGCTTTTCCGGCGGCGGCGGCAGCTTCGACGGCGGCGGCGCCTCGGGAGACTGGTGATGCGGCAGTCCGATCAACATCCTCATCGCCTGCGGCGCACCCTGCGCCACTGGTTCAGCACGCGCGCCGATGCCGAACGCGCATTTCCGGCCGCGGCCCAGGCCGCCCTGGCCCAGGCCATCGGCGCCGGCGAACTGACTCACCGCGGCGAAGTCCGGCTGGTGGTGGAAAAGGCGCTGCCGGTGGCGCTGGCCTGGGCCGGCGTCAGCAACCGCCAGCGCGCGCTGGCCCTGTTCGCCGACTACGGCATCTGGGATACCGAAGACAATTGCGGCGTCCTCATCTACGTCAACCTGGCCGACCGCAAGGTCGACATCGTGGCCGACCGCGGCATCGACCGCCGCATCGACGGCGCCACCTGGCAGGCGATCTGCGCCACCATGACCGCCGGGTTCGCGCGCGGCGACTTCGAAGGCGCCACGCTGGCGGCACTGGAACAGGTCAACGCGCTGCTGCGCGCGCATTTCCCGGCCGACGGCAGGCGCGCCAACGAACTGCCCGACGGTCCGCTGATGCTGTAGGCGCATACTGCGGGACGGCGTCCCGGTAGAATGGCGGCTTCGATAACCACCGCTACCAGGATCCCGCCATGAAACTCGCCAACCAAGTCGCCATCGTCACCGGCGCCAGCCAGGGCATCGGCCATGCCTGCGCCGCACGCCTGGTGCGCGACGGCGCGCGCGTGATGCTGGTCGACGTCCGTCCCGAGGGCGCGGACGCCGCCGCGGCGCTGGGCGACAATGCCCGCTTCTTCTGCGCCGACGTCAGCCAGAAGGCCGACGTCGACGCCATGCTGGCCGCCACCATGGCCGCCTTCGGCCACGTCGACATCCTGGTCAACAATGCCGGCGTGACCCACGCCGCCGAGTTCCTCGACCTGGCCGAGGAAGACTTCGACCGCGTGCTGCGCATCAACCTGAAATCGATGTTCCTGTGCAGCCAGGCAGTGGCGCGCGAGATGGTCAAGCGCAGCAGCGGGTGCATCATCAACATGTCCAGCGTGAACGCCGAGCTGACGATCCCGAACCAGGTGCCGTACGTGATCTCGAAAGGCGGCGTCAACCAGCTGACGCGGGTGGCGGCGATCAGCCTGGCGCAGCACGGTATCCGCGTGAATGCGATCGGCCCCGGCACCATCCTCACCGAGCTGGCGAAAAAGGCCGTGCTGGGCAGCCCGGAGGCGCGCCACACGATCCTGTCGCGCACCCCGCTGGGCCGCTGCGGCGAACCGGAAGAAATCGCCTCCATCGCCGCCTTCCTGGCCAGCGATGACGCCGCCTACATGACGGGACAGACCCTGTACGCCGATGGCGGACGGATGGCACTCAATTACACGGTGCCGGTCAGGGACTGATTGGAGGCAGTGTCGAGTTCATTATCATGCGAGCGAATGTCTGGTATCTGAAAACGAAATTGGACGCTTACCTTGCGCTGCAACATAATGAATCCGTCTCCACTATTCTCCTCCAAGAAAATAGTTTGAAGCCCGCTCACAGCGGGCTTTTTTTTGGTCTTTGCTTGGTCTGCAGGGCTAAACAGCATCGGTACAAAATTCGTGTCGCGAGCAGAATAGCCGTCGTCCCCGCGCAGGCGGAGACCCATGCATCGTCTCCAGCATCGAATCCTCGACAAGCCGCGAGCTTTCTGAAAGATCGAATTCCGATGCGCAGTATGGGTCCCCGCCTGCGCGGGGACGACGCTGGTGTTACGCTGATGGAATGGTATCAGCGCTTCAACTGCGACAGATCCCGCACCGCCCCCCGGTCCGCCGACGTGGTCAGCGCCGCATACGCCTGCAACGCCTGCGACACCACCCGTTCCCGGTTAACCGGCTGCCAGGCATGCACGCCGCGGTCCTCCATCGCCGCGCGCCGCTGCGCCAGTTCGGCGGCATCCACGCGCAGGTCGATGGTGCGCGCCGGGATGTCGATGTCGATGACGTCGCCCTCTTCCACCAGCCCGATGGCGCCGCCTTCGGCCGCTTCCGGCGAGGCATGGCCGATCACCAGGCCCGAGGAGCCGCCGGAAAAGCGGCCGTCGGTGAACAGCGCGCAGGCCTTGCCCAGGCCCTTCGACTTGATGTACGAGGTCGGGTACAGCATTTCCTGCATGCCGGGGCCGCCCTTCGGTCCTTCGTAGCGGATGATGACGACGTCGCCGGCGTGCACCGTGTCGCCCAGGATCGCTTCCACCGCCGCATCCTGGCTCTCGAACACGCGCGCCTTGCCGGAGAATTTCAGGATGCTCTCGTCGACGCCGGCAGTCTTGACGATGCAGCCCTTTTCCGCGATGTTGCCGTACAAGACAGCCAGGCCACCATCCTGCGAGTACGCGTGTTCGCGGTCGCGGATACAGCCGGCGGCGCGGTCCAGGTCGTTCTGCTCGTAGCGCTCGGATTGCGAGAACGCCACCTGCGTCGGCACGCCGCCCGGCGCGGCGCGGAACAACTGGTGCACGGCAGGATCGTCGCTCTTGCGGATGTCATACTTCTCGATCGCCGCCGCCAGGCTCGGACTGTGCACGTTGGGCAGCGAGGTGTCCAGCAGGCCGGCGCGCGCCAGCTCGCCCAGGATCGCGACGATGCCGCCGGCGCGGTGCACGTCCTCGATGTGGAATTTATCGGTCATCGGCGCCACCTTGCACAGGCACGGCACCTGGCGCGAGATGCGGTCGATGTCGGCCATCGTGAACGCCACCTGCGCCTCGTGCGCCGCGGCCAGCAGGTGCAGCACGGTGTTGGTGGAGCCGCCCATCGACACATCCAGCGCCATCGCGTTCTCGAACGCGGCCTTGGTGGCGATCGAGCGCGGCAGTACCGAGTAATCGTCCTGCTCGTAGTGGCGCTTGGCCAGGTCGACGATCAGGCGGCCGGCGCGCAGGAACAGTTCCTTGCGGTCGGCGTGGGTGGCG
The genomic region above belongs to Massilia forsythiae and contains:
- a CDS encoding HPF/RaiA family ribosome-associated protein; amino-acid sequence: MEINVNTDNTIDRHQGLDERVRSAVESSISRFGEHIRRVDVHLSNENSQKHADGSNYCMMEARVSGYAPVVVHAHADNLHLSISNAADKLKRALDSALGRLNDKKLREPAPMSADVEPEADKNLTSNS
- a CDS encoding helical backbone metal receptor; translated protein: MHDPSHSLPASGDDPADALGRRHRPFPGARIVSLVPSITELLCTLGLAGQLVGRTGFCIHPRDILASIPKVGGTKDVNVDKVRALAPTHVVVNIDENDKPLVERLAEFVPHIVVTHPNTPRDNLALARLMGAVFCVEEAAARWCAAFEREYAALRALRPGPPRTVLYCIWQDPWMTVSQDTYIASMLAELGWRVPALPDTARYPRFNWSDDLVDGLDAVLLSTEPHRFTERHADALERQIGIPVLLVDGEMMSWYGSRALEGLRYLRRLRGMLEGEADADEDGPTA
- a CDS encoding GGDEF domain-containing protein codes for the protein MERLGTFGASRYTISDLQLFRDADTPAVADGLASCPVVRLPQGDQLQDSVRARLYIVLAGALGVAAETAMGEATIDRIAPGESVGEQSVLDEAANLTTMTALEDTELLVIDPDALWNLVEQNNAVARNLLRLLSFRIRAANALLRRRQKLGEFYRQLSLNDGLTGLYNRAWLADMLPKLVARARHDGTPLSLVMIDLDHFKRFNDSHGHITGDHALGTAAEVVRAALRPSDFAVRYGGEEMMAILPNTALPAALIVAERLCQNMREAVVFPDMRFPLPHVTGSFGLASLAPGQDENALIAAADAALYRAKAAGRDRICT
- the sbcB gene encoding exodeoxyribonuclease I is translated as MNTHTFLWHDYETFGAEPRRDRPAQFAALRTDAELNEIGEPVMLYCQPAPDYLPDPQSCLITGITPQHCLEHGVPEHAFAAAVCAAFSEPGTIGVGYNTIRFDDEVTRFLFWRNLIDPYAREWQNHCGRWDLLDVVRMTYALRPEGIEWPLREDGKPSFRLEDLARANGLQHDAAHDALSDVRATIALARLIRKQQPKLFDFCLELRRKDKVAAEMGLHLDRAARLPFLHVSGMFPAERGCLAIVWPIASHPTNKNEVLVWDCRHDPSELFGLDVETIRLRMFTRSADLPEGVTRLPVKSVHLNKSPMVVGNLRTLTPATAAKWQLDIEQSLAHARIAAAGPDMAPVWKQVFERGEPALKADVDEDLYGGFISSNDRRKLESLREETPERLGTLRPSFDDQRLGELLFRYRARNFPDTLNQEELQEWEAHRAARLFDGDGGARTIEQLSGEIDALSETADERAEDILGALYDYAESIAPGRY
- the pyrF gene encoding orotidine-5'-phosphate decarboxylase produces the protein MTFITKLNAAWRSNDSLLCVGLDPDLPRLPEHLRRQPDGIVAFCKAIIDATADLACAFKPQIAYFAALGAERQLEKVCAWLRARHPHIPLILDAKRGDIGATAHQYAREAFERYGADAVTVSPYMGFDSVEPYMEWEDRGVIVLCRTSNAGGSDLQFLDAGGRPLYQHVAQLVADKWNRNGQCALVVGATFPDELAQVRSIVGDMPLLVPGIGAQGGDIGATVAAGRTADGAGMMINSSRAIIYAEPQDDEDFAAAARRVARATRDEINRYRG
- a CDS encoding LemA family protein, with the translated sequence MKPSLITRWSGLLLAAVLSSTLLSGCGYNQFQSKDEATKAAWGEVVNQYQRRADLIPNLVNTVKGYATHEKDTLEAVTRARAAATSFQITPEVLNNPEAFQKFQQVQGELSGALSRLMAVSENYPQLKADTSFRDLQSQLEGTENRITVARQRYIASVQDYNVTVRSFPTNLTAMMFGYQAKPSFTVENERAISTAPTVNFGK
- a CDS encoding TPM domain-containing protein, producing the protein MPQLLSALRLPWRGLLAAPALLLLCLLVSLLPAGRVQAQGLRPVPALQARVTDEIGMLTVQQRQSLEGVLADYERQTGSQIAVLLVASTEPEAIEQYGIRVTDAWKLGRKGIDDGVLLLVARDNPSSLRRLRIEAGRGVQGVLTDAQSKRILQDTIAPHFRQQDWYGGLVAGVGAISTLLNQEKFPAPQQQAQRQPARADDGGPGILGIVFFLLIGVVFVRSLLRRGGSRLARPGMGGAIGGNPGSGWNSATTGFVLGNVLSNLENERQRDGGFSGGFSSGGFSDGGGFSGGGGSFDGGGASGDW
- a CDS encoding TPM domain-containing protein; the protein is MRQSDQHPHRLRRTLRHWFSTRADAERAFPAAAQAALAQAIGAGELTHRGEVRLVVEKALPVALAWAGVSNRQRALALFADYGIWDTEDNCGVLIYVNLADRKVDIVADRGIDRRIDGATWQAICATMTAGFARGDFEGATLAALEQVNALLRAHFPADGRRANELPDGPLML
- a CDS encoding SDR family NAD(P)-dependent oxidoreductase gives rise to the protein MKLANQVAIVTGASQGIGHACAARLVRDGARVMLVDVRPEGADAAAALGDNARFFCADVSQKADVDAMLAATMAAFGHVDILVNNAGVTHAAEFLDLAEEDFDRVLRINLKSMFLCSQAVAREMVKRSSGCIINMSSVNAELTIPNQVPYVISKGGVNQLTRVAAISLAQHGIRVNAIGPGTILTELAKKAVLGSPEARHTILSRTPLGRCGEPEEIASIAAFLASDDAAYMTGQTLYADGGRMALNYTVPVRD
- the ilvD gene encoding dihydroxy-acid dehydratase, with product MPTYRSRTTTQGRNMAGARALWRATGMKDGDFDKPIVAVVNSFTQFVPGHVHLKDLGQLVAREIEAAGGVAKEFNTIAVDDGIAMGHGGMLYSLPSRDLIADSVEYMVNAHCADAMVCISNCDKITPGMLMAAMRLNIPVVFVSGGPMEAGKVVKVVNNDRKVIKLDLIDAMIKAGDASVSDADVAEVERSACPTCGSCSGMFTANSMNCLTEALGLSLPGNGTIVATHADRKELFLRAGRLIVDLAKRHYEQDDYSVLPRSIATKAAFENAMALDVSMGGSTNTVLHLLAAAHEAQVAFTMADIDRISRQVPCLCKVAPMTDKFHIEDVHRAGGIVAILGELARAGLLDTSLPNVHSPSLAAAIEKYDIRKSDDPAVHQLFRAAPGGVPTQVAFSQSERYEQNDLDRAAGCIRDREHAYSQDGGLAVLYGNIAEKGCIVKTAGVDESILKFSGKARVFESQDAAVEAILGDTVHAGDVVIIRYEGPKGGPGMQEMLYPTSYIKSKGLGKACALFTDGRFSGGSSGLVIGHASPEAAEGGAIGLVEEGDVIDIDIPARTIDLRVDAAELAQRRAAMEDRGVHAWQPVNRERVVSQALQAYAALTTSADRGAVRDLSQLKR